A region of Leclercia adecarboxylata DNA encodes the following proteins:
- the cpxR gene encoding envelope stress response regulator transcription factor CpxR has protein sequence MNKILLVDDDRELTSLLKELLDMEGFDVSVAHDGEQALSLLDDSIDLLLLDVMMPKKNGIDTLKELRQTHQTPVIMLTARGSELDRVLGLELGADDYLPKPFNDRELVARIRAILRRSHWSEQQQNTDNGSPTLEVDSLSLNPGRQEASFDGQALELTGTEFTLLYLLAQHLGQVVSREHLSQEVLGKRLTPFDRAIDMHISNLRRKLPERKDGHPWFKTLRGRGYLMVSAS, from the coding sequence ATGAATAAAATCCTGTTAGTTGATGATGACCGAGAGCTGACATCCCTTTTAAAGGAGTTGCTCGACATGGAAGGCTTTGACGTGTCGGTTGCCCATGATGGGGAACAGGCGCTGAGTCTACTCGACGATAGCATCGACTTGCTTTTGCTCGACGTCATGATGCCGAAGAAAAACGGTATCGACACCCTTAAAGAGCTACGCCAGACACACCAGACACCTGTCATTATGCTGACCGCACGCGGCAGCGAACTTGACCGCGTACTCGGCCTTGAGCTGGGCGCGGATGACTATCTGCCTAAACCTTTTAACGACCGCGAACTGGTTGCCCGTATTCGTGCGATCCTGCGCCGTTCCCACTGGAGCGAGCAGCAGCAGAACACCGACAACGGCTCACCTACGCTCGAAGTGGACTCCCTGAGCCTGAACCCAGGCCGCCAGGAAGCCAGCTTTGACGGCCAGGCGCTGGAGCTGACCGGCACCGAATTCACCCTGCTCTACCTGCTGGCACAGCATCTCGGCCAGGTGGTATCACGTGAACATCTGAGCCAGGAAGTGCTGGGTAAACGCCTGACGCCGTTCGACCGCGCCATTGATATGCACATTTCCAACCTGCGCCGTAAATTGCCGGAACGCAAAGACGGTCACCCGTGGTTTAAAACCCTGCGTGGACGCGGTTATCTGATGGTTTCCGCTTCATGA